A single region of the Pseudomonadota bacterium genome encodes:
- the rpsG gene encoding 30S ribosomal protein S7, with protein sequence MPRRREVPKRKIQPDPKFRNRMVSKFVNKMMYGGKKAVAEQALYGAFDIIEQRYKQDPLEVFKKAIENVKPKIEVKSRRVGGATYQVPVEVRASRRLALAMRWLINYSRDRGEQTMRERLAAELVDASQNRGTSIKKREDTHKMAEANKAFAHYRW encoded by the coding sequence ATGCCGAGGCGAAGAGAAGTACCGAAACGGAAAATCCAGCCGGATCCCAAGTTCAGGAACCGGATGGTGTCCAAGTTCGTGAACAAGATGATGTACGGCGGCAAGAAGGCCGTCGCGGAGCAGGCGCTGTACGGCGCGTTCGACATCATCGAGCAGCGCTACAAGCAGGATCCGCTCGAGGTCTTCAAGAAGGCCATCGAGAACGTGAAGCCGAAGATCGAGGTGAAGTCGCGTCGCGTGGGCGGCGCCACCTACCAGGTGCCGGTCGAGGTGAGGGCGAGCCGGAGGCTCGCGCTGGCGATGCGCTGGCTCATCAACTACTCCCGCGATCGCGGCGAGCAGACGATGCGCGAGAGGCTCGCCGCGGAGCTCGTGGACGCCTCGCAGAACCGCGGCACGTCGATCAAGAAGCGTGAGGATACGCACAAGATGGCGGAGGCGAACAAGGCGTTCGCGCACTACCGCTGGTAG